One genomic region from Arthrobacter pigmenti encodes:
- a CDS encoding O-methyltransferase, whose amino-acid sequence MSTEKQANWTYTEGLPVEDDVLLRARDRSYELGVTPVSTGIAAALTVLAAGSKAMTVVEVGSGAGVSGVCLLRGMGQHSVLTTIDSDVDHLRAAREAYTEAGIPGNRTRTISGRAADVLPRLTDAAYDLVFLDADKAGLPVYAEQAVRLLKGGGMLLINDALDGGKVADPAVREASTNTLRQVGKTLRSHEQLVSALLPAGNGLQMAVKILS is encoded by the coding sequence ATGAGCACGGAGAAGCAGGCCAACTGGACCTACACGGAAGGCCTGCCAGTTGAGGACGATGTGCTGCTGCGCGCGCGTGACCGGTCCTACGAGCTCGGCGTGACACCCGTAAGCACGGGTATTGCAGCAGCACTGACCGTTCTTGCTGCGGGTTCCAAGGCTATGACGGTTGTCGAGGTAGGATCGGGCGCTGGGGTCTCGGGCGTCTGTCTGCTACGCGGCATGGGCCAACATTCGGTGCTCACGACGATCGATTCAGACGTCGACCATTTGCGTGCCGCACGAGAGGCTTACACGGAAGCAGGAATTCCCGGTAACCGCACACGGACAATCTCAGGGCGGGCTGCGGATGTCCTTCCCCGCCTTACGGATGCCGCCTACGATCTGGTGTTTCTCGACGCAGACAAAGCGGGCTTGCCGGTCTACGCCGAGCAGGCGGTTCGTCTGCTCAAAGGCGGCGGAATGCTTTTGATCAATGACGCGCTCGACGGCGGAAAGGTGGCAGATCCCGCTGTCCGCGAAGCATCGACCAACACACTGCGCCAGGTCGGAAAGACGCTCAGGTCCCATGAACAGTTAGTGTCTGCGCTCCTGCCTGCCGGGAACGGCTTGCAGATGGCCGTCAAAATACTGTCCTAG
- a CDS encoding Mrp/NBP35 family ATP-binding protein: protein MTLEATVHDALSGVIDPELRRPITELGMVEGVTVNDDGAVVVRVLLTIAGCPLRETITRDVEGALAGIDGITRVSVELGVMSQQQRDDLKERLRGAGGKRRIPFNDPGSLTRVYAVASGKGGVGKSSVTVNLATAMAADGLRVGIVDADVYGFSVPALMGITQSPTRVDELILPPVAYGVKAISIGMFVEGNQPVAWRGPMLHRALEQFLGDVYFGDLDVLFLDLPPGTGDIAISVSQLLPDAELLVVTTPQTAAADVAERAGSMAVQTGQKVAGVIENMSWLELPGGERMEIFGSGGGEELARRLTSTVGYDVGLLGHIPLEPALREGGDSGNPVVLGPSSPAALELKQIAANLSRRPRGLSDKLLKVTPKLA from the coding sequence GTGACACTGGAAGCCACAGTCCATGACGCCCTGTCCGGCGTGATCGACCCCGAGCTTCGCCGCCCCATCACTGAGCTGGGGATGGTAGAGGGCGTTACAGTGAACGACGACGGCGCCGTCGTCGTCCGCGTTCTCCTCACTATCGCAGGGTGTCCCCTGCGTGAGACCATCACACGCGATGTTGAGGGTGCGCTTGCGGGCATCGACGGGATAACCCGGGTGTCGGTTGAGCTGGGCGTCATGTCGCAGCAACAACGGGATGACCTGAAGGAACGGCTGCGGGGAGCCGGGGGCAAACGGCGAATCCCATTCAATGACCCCGGTTCACTCACGCGGGTGTACGCGGTTGCGAGCGGAAAGGGCGGGGTCGGCAAATCCAGCGTTACCGTCAATCTCGCGACGGCGATGGCGGCGGACGGACTGAGGGTCGGCATTGTCGATGCCGACGTCTACGGCTTCTCCGTCCCCGCACTCATGGGAATCACGCAATCTCCCACCCGCGTGGATGAACTCATCCTGCCGCCCGTAGCTTACGGGGTGAAGGCGATCTCGATCGGCATGTTCGTAGAGGGCAACCAGCCGGTCGCCTGGCGTGGTCCGATGCTGCACCGTGCCCTGGAACAGTTCCTCGGTGACGTGTACTTCGGTGACCTGGACGTGCTCTTCCTGGATCTGCCGCCGGGAACCGGGGATATCGCGATTTCCGTTTCGCAGCTGCTTCCGGACGCCGAACTCCTCGTCGTTACGACGCCCCAGACTGCTGCCGCTGACGTCGCAGAACGTGCCGGCTCCATGGCGGTACAGACCGGCCAGAAAGTGGCCGGCGTGATCGAGAATATGTCCTGGCTGGAGTTACCCGGCGGGGAGCGGATGGAGATCTTCGGCTCGGGTGGCGGTGAAGAACTTGCTCGGAGGCTGACATCGACCGTGGGCTACGACGTCGGGCTGTTGGGGCATATTCCACTGGAACCCGCCCTCCGTGAGGGCGGCGACAGCGGCAACCCTGTTGTTCTCGGACCGTCTTCCCCAGCTGCCCTGGAACTCAAGCAGATTGCTGCAAACTTGTCCCGCCGGCCCCGTGGGCTCAGCGACAAGCTGCTGAAGGTAACACCGAAGCTGGCGTGA
- a CDS encoding DUF1003 domain-containing protein: MAEKSRTVASGLDTPRESRKRWLPRLRPNPDAFGSATENFARFMGTPQFLFYMTVFVAVWLAFNSWAPEEWRFDSAAIGFTLLTLMLSLQASYAAPLLLLAQNRQDDRDRVSLQQDRQRAERNLSDTEYLTREIAELRIALREVATRDFVRSELRSVLEELLESPDGQESPTQRKPKRRVSDTTAVLPKIPPRRDSQ, translated from the coding sequence ATGGCTGAGAAGAGCAGAACCGTGGCAAGCGGACTGGACACGCCGCGGGAGAGCCGGAAGAGATGGCTCCCCCGATTGCGGCCGAACCCGGACGCCTTCGGCAGCGCCACCGAGAATTTCGCGCGTTTCATGGGAACACCCCAGTTCCTGTTCTATATGACCGTCTTCGTGGCGGTCTGGCTCGCATTCAACAGCTGGGCACCCGAGGAATGGCGGTTCGACAGCGCGGCCATCGGATTCACGCTGCTGACGCTGATGCTGTCGCTGCAGGCTTCGTACGCCGCTCCCCTGCTGCTTCTCGCGCAAAACCGCCAGGATGACCGCGACCGCGTCTCCCTCCAACAGGACAGGCAGCGCGCCGAACGGAATCTCTCGGATACGGAGTACCTCACGCGCGAGATCGCCGAACTCCGGATTGCGCTGCGCGAAGTCGCCACCCGCGACTTCGTTCGCTCGGAGCTAAGGTCAGTTCTTGAGGAACTCCTGGAGTCCCCGGACGGCCAGGAATCCCCGACCCAGCGCAAGCCCAAGCGCAGGGTATCGGACACCACCGCCGTCCTGCCCAAAATTCCGCCGCGGAGGGACAGTCAGTGA
- a CDS encoding Sec-independent protein translocase TatB produces MLGINGYEFLLLALIAVIVLGPERLPEYASQLAQLVKGLRRMATGAREQLRDEVGSDFDDVDWRKLDPRQYDPRRIIKEALLDDLEDAIKPVNDNAPEPQQKSIGSASVPGTSTSTAAPRLSAGQAAPFDAEAT; encoded by the coding sequence GTGTTGGGAATCAATGGATACGAGTTCCTCTTGTTGGCGCTCATCGCTGTCATCGTCCTTGGTCCCGAACGTCTGCCCGAATACGCTTCGCAGCTGGCCCAGCTTGTGAAGGGCCTGCGGCGCATGGCCACCGGAGCCCGGGAGCAGCTGCGGGATGAAGTCGGCTCGGATTTCGACGACGTCGACTGGCGGAAACTGGACCCGCGCCAGTATGATCCACGGCGCATCATCAAGGAGGCGCTCCTCGATGACCTTGAGGACGCCATCAAACCAGTGAATGATAATGCTCCCGAGCCGCAGCAGAAATCAATCGGCTCCGCGTCTGTTCCTGGAACCTCTACTTCGACGGCAGCTCCCCGGCTTTCGGCCGGTCAGGCGGCGCCTTTCGACGCCGAAGCGACCTGA
- the sigE gene encoding RNA polymerase sigma factor SigE, with product MSTSRAAANTVTTGEQDPNEVAWVAPSWEEVVRDHSPKVYRLAYRLTGNKYDAEDLTQEVFVRVFRSLANFKPGTLDGWLHRITTNLFLDQARRKSRIRFDGLADDAESRLPSTQPSPERSFEFNNLDLDVQAALEELPPDFRAAVVLCDLEGLAYDEVARVLGVKLGTVRSRIHRGRTILREKLAHRDPRQVPPSTTRLNLPRIAGAR from the coding sequence ATGTCTACTTCCCGCGCAGCGGCCAATACAGTCACCACCGGCGAGCAGGATCCTAACGAGGTTGCCTGGGTGGCGCCGTCCTGGGAGGAAGTTGTCCGAGACCATTCCCCCAAGGTCTATCGCCTTGCCTACCGGCTGACCGGCAACAAGTACGACGCGGAGGACCTCACACAGGAAGTGTTCGTACGCGTCTTCCGTTCGCTCGCCAACTTCAAGCCCGGAACCCTTGATGGCTGGCTTCACCGCATTACCACCAATCTCTTCCTTGACCAGGCCCGGCGCAAGAGCCGCATCCGGTTCGACGGCCTCGCGGACGATGCCGAGAGCCGCCTGCCCAGCACCCAGCCGAGTCCGGAGCGCAGTTTCGAGTTCAACAACCTGGACCTGGACGTGCAGGCGGCGCTGGAGGAGCTGCCGCCGGACTTCCGGGCAGCCGTTGTACTCTGTGACCTGGAGGGCCTGGCGTATGACGAGGTGGCTCGCGTGCTTGGCGTGAAGCTCGGAACGGTCCGCTCGCGTATCCACCGTGGCCGGACAATACTCCGGGAGAAGTTGGCACACCGTGATCCCCGCCAAGTCCCGCCCAGCACCACCCGGCTGAACCTGCCTCGGATCGCGGGTGCCCGCTAG
- a CDS encoding DUF3117 domain-containing protein, translating into MAAMKPRTGDGPMEVTKEGRSLIMRVPIDGGGRLVVELNAEEAGKLKDCLLTVTE; encoded by the coding sequence ATGGCTGCGATGAAACCGCGTACCGGTGACGGACCCATGGAAGTCACCAAAGAGGGACGCAGCCTGATTATGCGGGTTCCGATCGACGGCGGCGGACGCCTGGTCGTGGAGCTCAACGCAGAAGAGGCGGGCAAGCTCAAAGACTGCCTGCTCACGGTCACAGAGTAA
- a CDS encoding anti-sigma factor family protein, whose amino-acid sequence MRHPTRFLTDYVAGELGPVRQRAIEKHLLQCRQCSHAVEQEASVRHRLQNAATPDPSADLCERILLQASDDSNAAGGPSARPGSEREQGHRVLNPSFAHRHRTALAIGGGMAVVTAATLTAAYALGSEIQPDEFVAAGGTAAVSNSWESIAAQTPASLSEPEIEQLRDDGWFCPELKTMGFNLIGAEALTVDGRPTLQLKLDDGEHTLTIFEQRGQSSGAADAVPVNGATGNTVVEDGFEEVGGTQRTVWVHPGRSWQLVIDSGSVTYTVVSTLPIADMPRTVSQLMLTEHSQLAYSRPDTPDDPLSRILRGLEKLARPSP is encoded by the coding sequence ATGCGCCATCCAACGCGTTTTCTCACCGACTACGTCGCCGGTGAACTCGGACCTGTGCGCCAGCGGGCCATCGAGAAACACCTCCTGCAATGCCGACAGTGCAGCCATGCCGTCGAGCAGGAGGCAAGTGTCCGGCACCGTCTCCAGAACGCTGCGACCCCTGACCCTTCAGCCGACCTCTGTGAGCGCATCCTGCTGCAGGCTTCGGATGACTCGAATGCGGCTGGCGGCCCTTCGGCCCGGCCCGGCTCGGAACGGGAGCAGGGCCATCGCGTTCTGAACCCGTCTTTTGCCCACCGTCACCGCACCGCCCTGGCCATCGGTGGAGGCATGGCCGTTGTGACTGCTGCTACGTTGACGGCGGCCTATGCGCTCGGGTCGGAGATTCAACCCGACGAATTCGTCGCTGCGGGAGGTACAGCAGCTGTCTCAAATAGCTGGGAATCTATTGCCGCACAAACGCCTGCATCTCTTTCCGAACCCGAGATTGAACAGCTCCGCGATGACGGATGGTTCTGTCCCGAACTGAAAACAATGGGTTTTAACCTGATTGGCGCGGAAGCGTTGACGGTTGACGGCCGTCCAACGCTGCAGTTGAAGCTTGACGACGGTGAGCACACGCTGACCATCTTCGAGCAGCGCGGCCAGTCGTCAGGTGCAGCGGATGCCGTACCCGTCAACGGAGCAACCGGCAACACTGTGGTGGAGGACGGATTCGAGGAGGTCGGGGGAACCCAGCGGACTGTCTGGGTGCATCCCGGCCGTTCATGGCAACTCGTAATCGACTCCGGCTCCGTAACTTACACAGTTGTTTCCACGCTGCCCATAGCAGACATGCCAAGGACTGTGAGCCAGCTCATGCTTACCGAGCATTCGCAACTCGCTTACTCCCGCCCGGACACCCCGGACGATCCACTGAGCCGCATCCTGCGTGGGCTGGAGAAACTGGCTCGGCCCTCACCGTGA